One genomic window of Oncorhynchus clarkii lewisi isolate Uvic-CL-2024 chromosome 5, UVic_Ocla_1.0, whole genome shotgun sequence includes the following:
- the LOC139409795 gene encoding uncharacterized protein, whose product MVNPTTHPSTSKSSSTPGPHFFQPPSHLPLPAPIPHPYNSSNPHSSSPPAIYPPPPTPIQLLQPTGPHFLQPPTHLPPPHPYNSFKPQALIPPTPRPSFLQHTFPDRTLSERCSRDSQARCVWPGLLNHSTKPNTSTKHSTKPSTKPKTSTKPSTKPSTKPRTSTKPNISTKPNTSTNHSAKPSTNTKPSTKPSTKPSTKPSTKPNTKPNPSTKSNTKPSTKPSTSTNPSTKPSTKPSTNPSTSTIPIFSPSPTRNQTSN is encoded by the exons ATGGTGAACCCCACcacccacccctccacctccaaatcttcCAGCACCCCAGGGCCCCATTTCTTCCAGCCCCCCAGCCATCTACCCCTCCCCGCCCCCATCCCCCACCCATACAACTCCTCCAACCCCCATTCCTCCAGCCCCCCAgccatctacccccccccccccacacccataCAACTCCTCCAACCCACAGGCCCCCATTTCCTCCAGCCCCCCACCCATCTACCCCCCCCACACCCATACAACTCCTTCAAGCCCCAGGCCCTCATTCCTCCAACCCCCAGGCCCTCATTCCTCCAGCACACTT TCCCGGACCGAACCCTGTCAGAGAGGTGTTCCAGAGACAGCCAGGCGAGGTGTGTGTGGCCTGGACTCCTCAACCACAGCACCAAGCCCAACACCAGTACCAAGCACAGCACCAAGCCCAGCACCAAGCCCAAAACCAGCACCAAGCCCAGCACTAAGCCCAGCACCAAGCCCAGAACCAGCACCAAGCCCAACATCAGCACCAAGCCCAACACCAGTACCAACCACAGCGCCAAGCCCAGCACCAA caccaagccaagcaccaagcccaGCACCAAGCCCAGCACCAAGCCCAGCACCAAGCCCAACACCAAGCCCAACCCCAGCACCAAGTCCAACACCAAGCCCAGCACCAAGCCCAGCACCAGCACCAATCCCAGCACCAAGCCCAGCACCAAGCCCAGCACCAATCCCAGCACCAGTACCATTCCCATCTTCAGTCCCAGCCCAACCAGGAACCAGACCTCCAACTGA